Proteins co-encoded in one Juglans regia cultivar Chandler chromosome 16, Walnut 2.0, whole genome shotgun sequence genomic window:
- the LOC109007562 gene encoding dof zinc finger protein DOF4.6-like yields MDTPQWPQGVGVVKPMEDSRPMRARPQKDQALNCPRCNSVNTKFCYYNNYNLSQPRYFCKTCRRYWTEGGSLRNVPVGGGSRKNKRSTSSTSSSTSSPASSSKKLPDHHHLTPPAGFPHSASQNPKIHQGQDLNLSYPPGDQDYNSISKYVEVPFNTDSKTSHHQNPSASSNASTQLSAMELLKTGITSRGFNSFMPMSVSESSTIYSSTGFPLQEFKPSTLNFSLEGFESGYGNNTLHQGVQESGTGARLLFPIEDLKQIPTTSEFEQNRGQGDHSNGYWNGMMGGGSW; encoded by the exons ATGGATACTCCTCAGTGGCCACAG GGAGTTGGAGTGGTTAAACCCATGGAGGATTCGAGGCCTATGAGGGCAAGGCCTCAAAAGGATCAAGCTTTGAACTGTCCAAGGTGCAATTCAGTTAATACCAAGTTTTGCTACTACAATAACTACAATCTCTCTCAGCCAAGATACTTCTGCAAGACATGTAGAAGGTATTGGACTGAAGGTGGGTCTTTGAGAAATGTTCCTGTAGGAGGAGGTTCAAGGAAGAACAAGAGATCAACttcatcaacatcatcatcaacgTCATCACCTGCTTCATCTTCAAAGAAGCttcctgatcatcatcatcttacCCCACCAGCTGGTTTTCCTCACTCTGCTTCTCAAAACCCTAAGATTCATCAGGGTCAAGATCTTAACTTGTCATATCCACCTGGTGATCAGGATTACAACAGCATATCTAAATATGTTGAGGTACCCTTTAATACTGACAGCAAAACGTCCCACCATCAAAACCCTAGCGCATCCTCTAATGCTTCAACTCAACTCTCGGCCATGGAACTGCTCAAGACTGGGATCACTTCAAGAGGATTTAATTCTTTCATGCCCATGTCGGTATCAGAATCGAGCACAATATATTCAAGTACTGGGTTTCCTTTGCAAGAGTTCAAGCCGAGTACTCTGAATTTTTCTCTCGAGGGGTTCGAAAGTGGGTATGGGAATAATACTCTTCATCAAGGGGTGCAAGAGAGTGGTACTGGTGCGAGGCTTTTGTTTCCTATTGAGGATTTGAAACAGATCCCAACAACAAGCGAATTTGAGCAGAATAGAGGGCAAGGAGATCATTCTAATGGTTATTGGAATGGAATGATGGGAGGAGGATCATGGTAA